The nucleotide sequence CATGTCCATGGCCAGCGTGCAGCTGGCGGGGGCCAAGCGGGACGCCCTGCTCCTCAGCTTCAAGGATGCCAAGGTGGGCTGGGAGGCCCCCCGACTctctgggggggtggggttttttttgggagggggatgCCCCATCCCACCCGTCACCCCCTTCCGTTTCCAGCTCTCCGTGGTGGAGTACGACCCCGGCACCCACGACCTGAAGACCCTCTCCCTCCATTACTTCGAAGAGCCGGAGCTGAGGGTGGGTGCCGATACGGGGAGATTTGGGGGGTTCCCTCCTAtcggggtgggctggggggggagagggatcCCCCCAAAacttttctgccttctccccacCGTTTCGTCCCGCAGGACGGCTTCGTGCAGAACGTCCACATCCCCCGGGTGCGGGTGGACCCCGATGGGCGCTGCGCCGTCATGCTGATCTACGGCACCCGCCTGGTGGTCCTGCCCTTCCGCCGCGACACCCTCACCGACGAGCACGAGGGGCTGGTGGGAGAGGGGTAAGCACACCCCCCTCGTCCtcagacccccccctcccctgccacccgtgggtgctggggggggtgtcctgagccgttcccccccacctctttCCCCCCCGCCAGGCAGAAGTCCAGCTTCTTGCCCAGCTACATCATCGACGTGCGGGAGCTGGACGAGAAGCTCCTCAACATCATCGACATGCAGTTCCTCTACGGCTACTACGAGcccaccctcctcatcctcttcgAGCCCAACCAGACCTGGCCGGGGTGAGCCCCTCGCGTCCCCGGGGGACCCCCCGCAGCGTCCCCCCAGGGGTGTGACGCGTCCCCTGTCCCCCCGCGCAGGCGGGTGGCGGTGCGCCAGGACACCTGCAGCATCGTGGCCATCTCCCTCAACATCATGCAGAAGGTCCATCCCGTCATCTGGTCCCTCAGCAACCTGCCCTTCGACTGCACCCAGGCGCTGGCCGTCCCCAAGCCCATCGGTGAGCGACGGCGACGGCGCGGCGCGGCAGCGatgtgcgcggcggcggcgcggcggtgACCGGCCGTCTCTCTTGTCTCGGCAGGAGGAGTGGTGATCTTCGCCGTCAACTCGCTGCTGTACCTCAACCAGAGCGTGCCACCCTACGGGGTGGCCCTCAACAGCCTCACCAACGGCACCACCGTCTTCCCGCTGCGTAAGGGCCGCCCTCGCTGTCCTCTTTCTTCTcgtcctccttcttctcctcatctttctctttctcgtcctcctttttctcttccttgtctttctcttccttttctttttccttctctttcttcttcctcctccttcccttcctctttcccgTTCTCCTCCTTCTCATtctcctgcttctctttcttctcttgctcattctcttcctctttcttttttaccttgtgtttttccttgtcttttggtttctttttttccttgtcttttgctttctttttttccttgtcgtTTTCCTTGtcgtttttctcctttccttttttcttcctttcttccttctcaccttcgttttttcttccttcccttcccccttccctttcccctctggCCCCCCCACTCCAGTTTTGGGGCCAGGCCGGGGACTCTCAGCCGCCCTCTCCCCCCAGGCGTGCAGGAGGGGGTGAAGGTGACACTGGACTGCGCCCAGGCCACCTTCATCTCCTACGACAAGATGGTCATCTCGCTGAAAGGAGGAGAGATGTAAGTTGTGGGGGGGGCCGCCATGGATGGGGGGGCCGGCGTCCCTGCCGCCAGGGGTGCCACCGTCCCCGCcgtgtcccctctgtccccagctaCGTCCTGACGCTGATCACGGACGGGATGAGGAGCGTCCGCTCCTTCCACTTCGACAAGGCGGCCGCCAGTGTCCTCACCACCTGCGTAAGCCCTGGGGGGGTCGGGAAGATGGGGACCCcccccgtgtgtgtgtccccccagccaAGGGCTCTCCCCATCGCCCCCCCATATCTGTgtgtcattccccccccccctccccggcagatGGTGACGATGGAGCCGGGGTACCTGTTCCTGGGGTCGCGCCTGGGGAACTCCCTGCTGCTCAAGTACACCGAGAAGCTGCAGGAGACCCCCGCCAACGGGGGCAAGGAGGCGGCCGACAGGCAGGTGAGGTCACGGGGGACCCCAAACCCCTTCCTGGGCCCCAAAACCTCGGTCACCAAGCCCCGGGGCCTCAAACCATGTGTCCCTCCCAGGTCTTCAGATCCCCTTCCCGGAGCCTCAGACCCCCTTCCCAGGTCCCAAACACCCATCCCAGTCCCCACCAGGTCCCAAGACCCCCATCCTGGGTCCTCAAACCACTATCCCGGGTCCCCAGCCCCTCTTGCTGGGTCCCAGACCCCCATCTCAGTCCACCCTGGGTCCCTAGACCCCCTTCCTACATCCCCAAACCACCATCCCGGGTCCCCAGACTCCCTTCCAGGGTCCCAGACCCCCATCTGAGTCCACCCCACGTCCCTAGACCCCCATCCCGGGGCTCCAGAGCCCCTTCGCAGGTCCCAAACCCCCATCCCAGTCCACCCTGGGTCCCTAGACCCCCATCCCATGTCCCCAAACCACCATCCCAGGTCCCCAGGCCCCCTTCCCATGTCCCAAACCCCTGTCCCAGGTCCCCCCAGGTCCCTAGACCCTCTTCCTGGGTCCCCAAACCCCTCTTCTGGGTCCCCCTCCCACTCCCAGCCCCCCATCCTGGCTCCCCGAGCCCAGCTCCAGCGCTggggccttggccaggacggttTGGGGGGGCTCCCAGCTCTCTGGTCCCCCACAGGAGGAGCCCCCGGTGAAGAAGAAGCGGTCGGAGTCCTCGGGGACCTGGGCAGGTGGGTACCAGCACTGGGAatggcccccccccagccccccagccccgaTCCGCACCGGGGGCTttgcgtcccccccccccccccccccccccccctcaccagGGTGGGAAACGGAGGGTTACGGGAGAAGTGGGGTCCTGCTGTCAccgcagggagggatggggtggcggggggtggggtgacGCGGTGACAGGGAGGGGGGTGATGCGGTTGTCCCCGTGCCACCGGCCAGGAGGGAAATCGGCGCCGCAGGACGAAGTGGACGAGATCGAGGTGTACGGCAGCGAGGCGCAGTCGGGCACCCAGCTCGCCACCTATTCCTTCGAGGTACCCCTGCGCGGGGACACCCCGACCCCCCCGATCCCCCGTTCCCTCCCCGTGTCACCCCCTCCCCGTGTCCTCGTCCCCCTCGTCCCTTCCCCTCCAGGTCTGCGACAGCATCCTCAACATCGGCCCCTGCGCCAACGCCGCCATGGGGGAACCGGCGTTCCTTTCGGAGGAGGTGAGTCCCGGCGAGGGAcgggcagcccccgagccctgcctgctcctgcctgtggccccggggcaggcaggggagggtggTGACAGCGGCCgtttctccccatcccagttTCAGAGCAGTCCGGAACCGGACCTGGAGATCGTGCTCTGCTCCGGCTACGGCAAGAACGGAGCCCTCTCCGTCCTGCAGGTCAGACCGCGCCGCCGGCACCGGGGGGGGTTACGGCAATCCCCACGCGAGGGtatcccctttcccttccccgcGCGAAACCCGTCCCCGTGCGAGCCGTGCCCCCCTGACCCCCTCACCGTGCGAGCCGtgccccccacctccagccctcaGCACTGTGCAAAGGCCTGCCCCGGTGAGGAGCGTCCGCTGCAGGTCAGGTACCGGTGCCACAGCAGCGGCTGGGCAAAAACCAGGGCTGCCCCGGAGCCTTGGGTGCTGCCTGTATCGCCCCAGCCACAGCCCACGGTTCGTCCCTGCCCCACGGCgtccgtggggctgccccacggCGTCTGCCCGCTCCCTCCCTCACCTCTCGCCCCCTCGCCCGCAGAAAAGCATCCGACCCCAGGTGGTGACGACCTTCGAGCTGCCGGGCTGCTACGACATGTGGACCGTCATTGCGCCCCAGAAGAAGGAGGAGGTCGGTGGCCGTTGTGGCCGCGTGTGttgtcccccccccgcccagccccgggGGATGTTGCCGTCCCATCTTCCCCAACTCCTTCTCTGAGCGTCACCAGGGCTTCTCCTTCCAGCCGGACGAAAACGCCGCGGGGGAGAACGCCGAGAAGGAGCCGGCTCCTCCTGAACCCCCCGAGGAGGACGGCAAGAGGCACGGCTTCCTCATCCTCAGCCGCGAGGACTCCACCATGGTGCGGCCACCAGCTGGGGACGGCATCGTGGTTCGGGGAGCCCACCGGGGTGCCGTGGCGGCAAAGGGCCCGGCGGCACGGTGCTGCGCCGCCCGGGATGGTTGCCACCGTCTCCCAGTTGCACCCTGCCGGCTGCTGCACTGGCTCTGGTGCTTGGTCTCACCTCGTGGGtgtcgtgtccgtcccccccccctcagaTCCTTCAGACGGGGCAGGAGATCATGGAGCTGGACACCAGCGGCTTTGCCACGCAGGGTCCCACCGTCTTTGCCGGCAACATCGGCGAGAACCGCTACATCGTCCAGGTGTCGCCGTTGGGCATCCGGCTGCTGGaaggaggtgggtgctggccgaggtggggggcacccgtgggtgctgcgGGCCCCACACCACCCCCTCTCTTTCCACCCCCCCTCTTTCCATCCCCCTTACCTCTCCCCGGCCGCAGTGAACCAGCTGCACTTCATCCCGGTGGATTTGGGCTCGCCGATCGTCCACTGCGCCGTCGCCGACCCCTTCGTGGTGATCATGAGCGCAGAGGGGCAGGTCACCATGTTCGTCCTGAAAAGCGACACGTACGGGGGCCGGACCCACCGCCTCACCCTCCAAAAACCCCAGCTCCACCACGTGAGTGCCGATAACCACCCCTTCCCCGAGGCGTCCCGGCGTTGCCGGCAGTGCTGGGCAGCCCCCCGGTAGCTCTGTGCCTCTCTGGTGTCACCAGCAATCCAAGGTGATCGCCCTCTGCCTCTACCGGGACGTCAGCGGGATGTTCACCACGGAGAGCCGGGCGGCCAGCGCCCGGGACGAGCTCTCCCTCCGCACCCACTCGGAGGCAGAGACCCTCATCCAGGACATCAGGTGGGTGCTGGGCGCTCTCGGGGGCGTGGGGAGGGTTTGGGGACCGAGCCGTCGCCCCCCTGGCATCCCCTCGAGGGACGGGGACGTGACGGCTCGGCGTTTCTCTCCCGGCATGGTGCAGCGACACGGTGGACGACGAGGAGGAGATGCTCTACGGAGATTCGGGGGCTCTTTTCAGCCCAGCTAAGGAAGAACCACGTCGCAGCAGCCTCCCCTCTGCCGACCGGGACCCCCACCAGTATAAACCAGAGCCCACCCATTGGTGCGTACTGGTGCGGGAGAACGGCGCCATGGAGGTGAGACCGCGAAGAGACGAGGGGAGCCTCGCTCGCCCGTTGCCACGCCGGCGCTCCCTGCCCGTACCCACCCCCGGACCCTTTGCCGTGCCGTAGATCTACCAGCTGCCGGATTGGCGCCTGGTGTTCCTGGTGAAGAACTTCCCGATGGGGCAGCGGGTGCTGGTCGACAGTTCTTTCGGACAACCGGCCGCCCAAGGGGACGGCAAGAAAGAAGAGGTGACGCGGCAGGGCGAGCTGCCCTTGGTGAAGGAGGTGCTGCTGGTGGCGCTGGGCAATCGCCAGAGTCGGCCATACCTGCTGGTGAGGGGCTGCCGGAGGGACGATGCCGGCGTTGGGGGGGGCACGCCGGGGTTGCCGGCGGAACGCCAGAGGCTCAGCCCGCCTCGCCTTCTCACAGGTCCATgtggagcaggagctgctcaTCTACGAGGCCTTCAGCCACGACTCCCAGCTGGGCCAGAGCAACCTCAAAGTCCGGTTTAAGAAGGTGAGAGCCGGCGAGCCTCTGCCAAAAGCCGTGCCGGCACGgttctccctgccctgccctgcccccctcCCACCACAGTTTTCCCCACCGGGTCTGTGCCCACCCAGGTCCCCCACAACATCAATTTTCGCGAGAAGAAGCTCAAACAGTCCAAGAAGAAGCCGGAGAGCGCGGGGGGCGAGGAGCCGGGGGGGCCCCGCGGCCGCGTCGCTCGCTTCCGCTACTTCGAGGACATCTACGGATACTCAGGGGTGAGCGCGACCGGCCAGATCCCCCCCCTCCACTCCGCTGCCCCGGTTTTGCTGAGGGTCCCTCGGTAACCATCTCGTACCCCCCCCAAAAGGTTTTTATCTGCGGCCCCTCCCCGCACTGGCTGCTGGTGACGTCCCGGGGAGCCCTGCGCCTGCACCCCATGACCATCGACGGCTCCGTCGAGTCCTTCGCCCCCTTCCACAACATCAACTGCCCCAAGGGCTTCCTCTACTTCAACCGGCAGGTGGGGACGGGGGGCgaggggggtgttttgggggggccCCGGCCACCCTGACTCACGAGGGGGGGCTGCCGGGACAGGGGGAGCTGCGGATCAGCGTCCTGCCCGCCTACCTCTCCTACGACGCCCCGTGGCCCGTACGGAAGATCCCGCTGCGCTGCACCACGCACTACGTCGCCTATCACGTGGAGTCCAAGGTACTGCGCTGTGCCGGGGGTCCGCTCTTCCTCCCCAGgacgccctcctcctcctcctcctcctcctcctccaaaggGACCCCAGCCACGTCCCCCATCCCGCTTTGGAAGCCACCAAAGTGCCACTATCCCCGGGGACAAGGCGGTGGGTGGGGGGCTTCCCCGGTGCGCGTGTGTGTccgccccccccagtccctccccgTTACCGACACCGGCGTCGCCGGCAGGTCTACGCCGTGGCCACCAGCGTCATCAACCCCTGCACCCGCATCCCTCGCATgacaggggaggagaaggagttTGAGAGCATCGAGCGGGGTAAGTCCGGCGCGTCCCACCCTGTCTCCCCTCCCGTGGCAGTTTGGggaccaccccccaccccgtccgAGCCCTGTCCCCCCCCTTCTCTCCGCAGATGAACGCTACATCCACCCGCAGCAGGAAGCCTTCTCCATCCAGCTCATCTCCCCGGTGAGCTGGGAGACCATCCCCAACACCAGGTAACCGCCACGGggggctgtgccggggggggtctatccccccccaaaaccctccagGGACCCAGTTTCACCCTTTCACCCTCAGGTGGTGGTTGGTGGGTTTTGGGTCCGATCCTGCCCCTGTATCCCCCCCCCAGGATCGACCTGGAGGAGTGGGAACACGTCACCTGCATGAAGACAGTGTCCCTGAAGAGTGAGGAGACGGTGTCGGGGCTGAAGGGCTACATCGCTGTCGGCACCTGCCTGATGCAGGGCGAGGAGGTGACCTGCCGTGGACGGGTGAGTGGGGGGCGCgcgggggtcctggggggatACCCGGGGCTCCCGGGGGATGTCCGGGGTGCTCAGGGGACACCCAGGGGTCTCGGGGGATGCTGAGGGGCTTCAGGGGACACCCAGGGGTCTCGGTGGATgcttgggggtcctggggggtgcCCAGGGTGCTCAGGGGATGCCCACAGGTCCAGGGGGAtgcctgggggtcccaggggacaCGCAGGGGTCTTGGGGGATGCCCAGGGGTTTTGGTGGACACCTGGGG is from Accipiter gentilis chromosome 2, bAccGen1.1, whole genome shotgun sequence and encodes:
- the CPSF1 gene encoding cleavage and polyadenylation specificity factor subunit 1, whose protein sequence is MYAVYKQAHPPTGLEFSMFCNFFSNAERNLVVAGTSQLYVYRLNHDCETAAKGDRNVEGKGHKEKLELVASFSFFGNVMSMASVQLAGAKRDALLLSFKDAKLSVVEYDPGTHDLKTLSLHYFEEPELRDGFVQNVHIPRVRVDPDGRCAVMLIYGTRLVVLPFRRDTLTDEHEGLVGEGQKSSFLPSYIIDVRELDEKLLNIIDMQFLYGYYEPTLLILFEPNQTWPGRVAVRQDTCSIVAISLNIMQKVHPVIWSLSNLPFDCTQALAVPKPIGGVVIFAVNSLLYLNQSVPPYGVALNSLTNGTTVFPLRVQEGVKVTLDCAQATFISYDKMVISLKGGEIYVLTLITDGMRSVRSFHFDKAAASVLTTCMVTMEPGYLFLGSRLGNSLLLKYTEKLQETPANGGKEAADRQEEPPVKKKRSESSGTWAGGKSAPQDEVDEIEVYGSEAQSGTQLATYSFEVCDSILNIGPCANAAMGEPAFLSEEFQSSPEPDLEIVLCSGYGKNGALSVLQKSIRPQVVTTFELPGCYDMWTVIAPQKKEEPDENAAGENAEKEPAPPEPPEEDGKRHGFLILSREDSTMILQTGQEIMELDTSGFATQGPTVFAGNIGENRYIVQVSPLGIRLLEGVNQLHFIPVDLGSPIVHCAVADPFVVIMSAEGQVTMFVLKSDTYGGRTHRLTLQKPQLHHQSKVIALCLYRDVSGMFTTESRAASARDELSLRTHSEAETLIQDISDTVDDEEEMLYGDSGALFSPAKEEPRRSSLPSADRDPHQYKPEPTHWCVLVRENGAMEIYQLPDWRLVFLVKNFPMGQRVLVDSSFGQPAAQGDGKKEEVTRQGELPLVKEVLLVALGNRQSRPYLLVHVEQELLIYEAFSHDSQLGQSNLKVRFKKVPHNINFREKKLKQSKKKPESAGGEEPGGPRGRVARFRYFEDIYGYSGVFICGPSPHWLLVTSRGALRLHPMTIDGSVESFAPFHNINCPKGFLYFNRQGELRISVLPAYLSYDAPWPVRKIPLRCTTHYVAYHVESKVYAVATSVINPCTRIPRMTGEEKEFESIERDERYIHPQQEAFSIQLISPVSWETIPNTRIDLEEWEHVTCMKTVSLKSEETVSGLKGYIAVGTCLMQGEEVTCRGRILIMDIIEVVPEPGQPLTKNKFKVLYEKEQKGPVTALCHCNGYLVSAIGQKIFLWSLKDNDLTGMAFIDTQLYIHQMISVKNFILAADLMKSISLLRYQEESKTLSLVSRDAKPLEVYSVDFMVDSTQLGFLVSDRDRNLLVYMYLPEAKESFGGMRLLRRADFHVGAHVNTFWRTPCRGAADGPNKKTSAWENKHITWFATLDGGIGLLLPMQEKTYRRLLMLQNALSTMLPHHAGLNPRAFRLLHVDRRILQNAVRNVLDGELLNRYLYLSTMERGELAKKIGTTPDIILEDLLEIDRVTAHF